The nucleotide window GAAGTTGATCGTTAATGCTGACAATACAATCCAAGTAAAACTAGACCATTGTTCACTGTATGTATTTGATAAAGTAGAAGCAGAATCAGATCAACCATCGGGAGGAAATCAAAATTCTTCTGAAAATCAGCAACAGTCGGATCCTAATCAAGAGCAGTCAGAGCGGAAAACAAAGTCAGCGCAGAGTATTCTTAAAAACACCGGAGATCAGTAACCGGTAATTCAAAGTATGAAAAAAAGATATAAGAAAAATCAGCAAGACATAAGTACAGGAATGATGTTTATTATTCCTGTTCTTTATATTGCTTGCGCTTCACTAATTATCATTGTTTCTATTTTTTGTTTGCCTGACTCATGGCGAAAAATGACAAGTTTGTTGATTGCTGAGCATTCACCAATATTTTCAGAATTTAATAAAGCAAATAGATCAAACGAATCCAATCTGTATGAACATGAAACAATAAATCCAACGCTAACAGAGCCTTATGGAAAACTTCGCATAGAAAAAGCGAACTTAGAAGAGACACTTTATTTTGGTGACGATCCAGTAACCTTAAAAAAAGGAATTGGGCAATATCCAGAAAGTGGACTTCCTGGGGATGGAAAGCCGATACTTCTTGCTGGGCATAATGGTACTTTATTTAAAAATCTGAAATACGCAAAAATTGGAGATGAAGTTCAAATCGAAACAGATTTCAGTATTTATTGTTATGAGATTATAGATATCGCAGTTACTGCAGTTGATGATTGGGATACTTCAGTTTTAGATGAGAAGGAAGAATTACTAATAATGTATACTTGTTATCCATTTGACAAACTGGATGTACCCGATCGCTATTTTGTTTATGCACGTTATATGAACAAAATAACAAAGTAGAGGAGCCGATAATGAACAAATATTATAGGAACTTGATCTTGGGATTTTTTTTGATGCTAGCATTATTTTTATTTAATTTATCTGCCACCTTTTCTTATAGTTTCTTAAATACAAAACAATATATTCAAATAATAGAAACAAGTGGATCGATTATAGCGCTGCAAGAAGAACTGATTGAAACGTTAGAACAGACGACTGAAAGAATCAATTTAAGTTGTGATATTAGTGAGTGTCTGTCAGTAGATTCTATATACGATATTATTTATAAAAGATTAAGAAATAAAAATTCAAACGATCTTACATTAGATTGCAATTGGGAAACCCGCATTCAACAAACATATGAAATGAACCACTGGCAATTTAACTCGGATAAAATAAAAGAATTAGCAATAGATGGAATCAGCCAGATAAATCAAAGAATAAATAATCACTTAATATTTTTTATGGCCGATAGTGCAGTTAAAATTAATCCTATATTTTTGGGGATATCCGTTGTTTTATTGTTAGTTTGCTCTGTTATTTATTTAATTTTACATAGGAATAAAAAGTTGTGTTGTTCAATTGTATTTTCGACAATCCTGATCCAGCTTATTCTAATTGGGTTATTATCATTAGAAATGATGAATAGAATTACAATTGGATATGGAATGCAATCAGCTTATATGTTTTTCCAAGCCTTGCTTACTCAGTGGAAAACAGGACTTTGGATTGTTACTTTTATAGATCTTGGATTTCTCTTGCTTTTTGTGAAGACGATATTTCTGAAAGGAAAAAGACGATAGATAATAATTGATTTGAAAAAAGAAACATATGAAAAGCTAAAAAATGGAAAGCTGGTTTAAAACAGTGATTTTTGAATTACAAGCAAAGTTTTGATATATCAATTTTGGGATTCAAGTGCAATGGGAACCTTAGTCCCCATTGCAAGATTATTTATTCAGTGTGTCAATAACCACAGGCAGCACCTGTTTCTTTCGCGAGATGAAGCCTGGGGCAAAACTATCGGTTAAGACCGTTTTGAAGCCTTCTTCAATGACCCAGCTCTTCTTTCCGGTATACAGGAAATGCGACCCGGATCCTTTCGGATCGGTAAAAAGAATCAGGAGTAAATCATAATGGAGCTGCAGATTCTGATCTTCCAGATAAGCTAAAAACTCTGGTTTGACTTTCTGGTATTCTGCAGCACAGCGGCAGACAACCTGACCGATTGCGACTTTGCTGTCCTGAACACGATACTCTTTGAAATCTTCATACATCAATTCCTGGAATGATTTGTTCATCAGGGAGTCTGAAGTGCCCACTAACTCCTCGGCTAAAGTCTGAGCCTCAACGCCTGAAATCTGCGATAACTTCGCTGCCATCACACGATCCACATCGGTGGTTGTTGGTGATTTCAGATTCATCGTATCCGAAAGCAAACCGGACAACAACACACCGGCGATCGCCGGCGGCATGTCGACCTGATGCTGCTCATACAATCCGGCGACAATCGTACAGGTAGATCCGACGATCTGATTGACGAAGGAGATCGGACTTTGCGTTTCAATTCCGCCGAGGCGGTGATGATCGACGATTTCAATAATTTCTGCGAATTCCAGATCATGAATACTCTGTTCTTTTTCGTTATGATCCACGAGAATCAGCTGCTTCTTGCGGTAATTAAACAGATGATAACGCGAGATGGCGCCGATGACTTCTTCTTTCTCATTGACAACCGGATAGGTGCGAAATCGGGTCTTGGCAATTCGCTGGCTGGCCCCGTCTACCGTTTCACTAGTGCGGAAAACAACGACGGCGGAGGTCATGACTTCTGCGACACTGGGACTTTGGAAGATACTGTGGGCCACCGTAATCGCGCTGAGCGGCGTGTGCAGGATCGACACCTCTTCTTCCCTAGCCATTTCCAAAGTAATAGAATCGACCCAGTTTTCGCCGCAGATTAAAATCAAGGAAGCCTTCTGGCGAATGGCGGAGCGCTGCACTTCAGGATTGTTGCCGACGATCACAATCGTTCCTGCTTCAATCGTGCTGTTCTGGCCTAAAGAAGGCATAAGATGAACTTTGCCATTCGGATGAAATGGTGCCTGATGCAAAAGCGAAGCTTTCGTCGTTTTGATTATGTTGGCTAAAGGAACACGGCTCATCAAATCCTGCAGTGCTTCTTCGTCCGCAGTCCACAGGTTTGTTAAGTCAGAAACAGAAACAATACCTTCCAGATGATGCTTGGAATCCACGATAAAGATACCTTTATTCTTTCGCGATAAAATCGCATCCAGGGCTTCTTTCATCGTTGTATCTTTGCTTAAAAGCATGGCTTCATCCATGTCGATTTCAGCCAAGGTGCATTTGGCACTGGTCAAAAGCATTGGAACGGGCAGATGGAAACGCTCCAGGATGTATAAGGTCTCCTTATTAATTGCGCTGAGCCGGCAGGGCAGCGTATGCATTCCCAGCTGATTTTTCAGCGCTGAGTAAGCGATTGCCGAACAGATCGAGTCGGCATCCGGGTTTTTATGACCGATCACATAAATAGGTTTATCCATAGCTTATCCTCACTGACTCCATCATAGCGAAGTTTGTCAGGAAAAACAAGTTTGATTTTTGCATACGAATTAAAACCTTGAAAGACCAAGACAAAGACAATCCTTTTGTCTGCTTTCCTGACAATCTCTGCGGTTTGTCTATGTTGCCAAAGGCGAGTTTTCCGTATAATATCAACCGAAAAGGAGGGCGTGAGAAAACTCATTGCACAACTGACGGAATCCTTTGTATTTTCCACTTTTTCAATGGTATAATAACAAATGATAACGCTTTGCAAAGAGAAGGAGAGAGCTTATGTTAAAAGTCATGAATCACCCGCTGATCACGCACAAGCTGACTCAGATGCGGAAGGTGGAAACCGGAACGAAAGACTTCCGGCAGAACCTCGATGAAATTGCCGGGTTGATGGCCTATGAGATCTGCCGCGATCTGCCGACCAAGCCGGTTATGATTCAAACGCCGATCTGTGAATGTCAGACTGAAGAATTATCGAAGGAAATTGTTCTGATTCCCATTCTGCGCGCCGGGCTGGGACTGGTCAACGGCATTACTGATCTGATTCCGACAGCCAAGGTTGGATTTATCGGTCTGTACCGCGATGAAGAAACACTTCAGCCGCATGAGTATTTTGCCAAGTTTCCCAATACGAT belongs to Holdemania massiliensis and includes:
- a CDS encoding class D sortase, with amino-acid sequence MKKRYKKNQQDISTGMMFIIPVLYIACASLIIIVSIFCLPDSWRKMTSLLIAEHSPIFSEFNKANRSNESNLYEHETINPTLTEPYGKLRIEKANLEETLYFGDDPVTLKKGIGQYPESGLPGDGKPILLAGHNGTLFKNLKYAKIGDEVQIETDFSIYCYEIIDIAVTAVDDWDTSVLDEKEELLIMYTCYPFDKLDVPDRYFVYARYMNKITK
- a CDS encoding putative manganese-dependent inorganic diphosphatase, giving the protein MDKPIYVIGHKNPDADSICSAIAYSALKNQLGMHTLPCRLSAINKETLYILERFHLPVPMLLTSAKCTLAEIDMDEAMLLSKDTTMKEALDAILSRKNKGIFIVDSKHHLEGIVSVSDLTNLWTADEEALQDLMSRVPLANIIKTTKASLLHQAPFHPNGKVHLMPSLGQNSTIEAGTIVIVGNNPEVQRSAIRQKASLILICGENWVDSITLEMAREEEVSILHTPLSAITVAHSIFQSPSVAEVMTSAVVVFRTSETVDGASQRIAKTRFRTYPVVNEKEEVIGAISRYHLFNYRKKQLILVDHNEKEQSIHDLEFAEIIEIVDHHRLGGIETQSPISFVNQIVGSTCTIVAGLYEQHQVDMPPAIAGVLLSGLLSDTMNLKSPTTTDVDRVMAAKLSQISGVEAQTLAEELVGTSDSLMNKSFQELMYEDFKEYRVQDSKVAIGQVVCRCAAEYQKVKPEFLAYLEDQNLQLHYDLLLILFTDPKGSGSHFLYTGKKSWVIEEGFKTVLTDSFAPGFISRKKQVLPVVIDTLNK
- the upp gene encoding uracil phosphoribosyltransferase → MLKVMNHPLITHKLTQMRKVETGTKDFRQNLDEIAGLMAYEICRDLPTKPVMIQTPICECQTEELSKEIVLIPILRAGLGLVNGITDLIPTAKVGFIGLYRDEETLQPHEYFAKFPNTMPDAVNMVLDPMLATGGSAVAAIDMIKKRGAKTIKLVCLVGAPEGVKAVEEAHPDVDIYLAALDDHLNEKGYIVPGLGDAGDRIFGTR